TGGTTTCAGTGATTGTCGGGGTCAGCTGGATATTACTGGCACATAATTTCGAAGCAGCAACCCTGCTGAGCGCACTGGTTCTGGGGATCTTTATTCCACGCCTGATTGAACCTTTTATTGACCGTACCCCGAATATTCAGTGGATGCCGGCCATACGCCTGTTTTGGGTGGTAGTCTGGGACATTATTGTGGCCAATATTACTGTCGCCAAACTGGTGCTTGGCCCCACCAAAAACCTGCATCCCAAATGGTTTCGTGTACCTTTGGATACTGAACATGAAGAAGTCAATGCCCTGCTGGCCATGATTATTACCACAACGCCAGGTACGGTAACGGCCGGGATTGATCAGGATCGTGGTGATATTCTGGTACATGCACTCAGTACCCAAGATGAGGCGGCCGAAATTGAAACAATCAAGCAGCGTTATGAACAGCCGCTGATTCAAATTTTTAGTGCGCGCACAGGAGATAAAGCATGACCATTTTGCCCTATGCACTTGCGATCTGCCTCGGTGCAATCACCATTTCGATGTTACTCTGCCTGTTCCGACTGATTATCGGACCTTCTATTGTCGATCGCCTGTTAGCACTGGATACGCTGTTCCTGAACGCGACCTGTCTGGTGGTGATCCTGGGCATTTATTGGAGCAGCACCTTCCTGTTTGAAGGTGCCCTGCTGGTTGCCATGTTGGGCTTTGTTTCCACCGCCGCTCTGGCCAGCTATTTCACCACAGGCCATGTGATCGACTAGGAGTTTGGTTATGAATCTGTTTCTCGAAATTCTGCTGTCAATTTTCTTGCTGATTGGTGCCTTCTTTATGCTGGTTGGCGGCATTGGTCTGGTCCGGCTGCCCGATTTGTTTATGCGCTTACATGCACCCACCAAATCCAGCACCTTGGGACTTGGCAGCTTTCTGATCGGCGCAATTATTTTTTCTGCCATTCATAGCCGTTTTGGTTTTGCAGAAGTTCTGATCACCCTGTTTGCGTTTATCACTGCGCCAGTGTCAGCCAACCTGATGGCTCAGGCCGCATTGCATTTACGTTTACGCTCTATGAGTGGTGAGGTTCCTGAAACACTGGAACGTCCCCTGCCTTGGCAGCGTAGCCGTCGGCGTAGCTTTTATCACAAGAATCAAAATAAGCAGGATGAGTTTTAAGCTGTGCTCTTCCTTCCACCATCATCATAATTTTGCAATAAAAAAGCCACCCGAAGGTGGCTTTTTTGATCTGCTCAATTGAGCTTATTCATCATCTTTCTTGTCTTCGGCTGGAGGAAGATCCTTCACAGCTTCAGCAATCAGACCAAACATATAGTTGCCATAAGCATTGGTTTTGTCATAGTGAAAACGCAAACGTGGCGTTATACGGGTCTTGATACGACGGCTCAGTTCATGACGCAGGAAACCTGATGCCTTGTTCAGCACATCCAGAGTTTCCTTATTTGCAGCTTCACTTTGCTCATCGCCTAGTTCACGACCCATCACGGTGACATAAACTTCAGCATATCCTAAGTCTGGGCTCACTTTCACAGCCGAGATGGTCACCAGACCACCTAGGCGTGGATCTTTCAGCTCCTGACGAATTAGCTCAGACAACTCGCGCTGTACTGTATCCGCCATACGCTTCAGACGTTGACTACCCGCCATTAAAGACTCCGTTTAATTAACTGGACATCATACACTTCGATCTTGTCGAGTGGTTTGATGTCTTTATAGCCTTTCACCGCAAGACCACATTCCATACCGGCACGAACTTCTTCAACCACCTCTTTATAACGGCGCAGAGATTCAAGCTCGCCCTGGAAGACCACCACGTCATCACGAAGAACACGAATTGGCTTATTACGGTGCAAGACACCCTCAAGCACCATACAACCTGCGGCTGCACCGAATTTGCTTGAGTGGAATACTTCACGTACTTCAGCCACACCCAGAATCGTTTCACGATGTTCAGGCGCAAGCTTACCGCTCATTGCAGCTTTGACATCATCAATCAACTGGTAGATCACGGAGTAGTAACGAATATCGATACTGTCTGCATCGGCCTTTTGGCGCGCACTTGCATCGGCACGCACATTAAAGCCGAGTAATACAGCTTCTGAAGACTCTGCCAGTGTAACGTCAGACTCAGTAATCGCACCCACACCCGAACCGATGATACGGACTTTCACTTCATCTGTTGCAAGTTCAGCCAGAGCCACATGCAACGCTTCTAAAGTACCGCGTACATCTGTTTTCAATACCACATTGACGATCGGCACATCTTTCTTGCCCATAGACGCCATGATATTTTCAAGACGCATAGCAGACTGACGCTCAAGACGTTTCTGACGTTCACGGTCCATACGCGCATCGGCCACTTCACGTGCTTTCTTCTCATCATTCACGACCAGAACTTCGTCACCTGCCATTGGCGCTTCAGGAAGACCCAGG
The nucleotide sequence above comes from Acinetobacter sp. 10FS3-1. Encoded proteins:
- a CDS encoding Na+/H+ antiporter subunit E; translated protein: MAKSFSQRWFPHPLVSVIVGVSWILLAHNFEAATLLSALVLGIFIPRLIEPFIDRTPNIQWMPAIRLFWVVVWDIIVANITVAKLVLGPTKNLHPKWFRVPLDTEHEEVNALLAMIITTTPGTVTAGIDQDRGDILVHALSTQDEAAEIETIKQRYEQPLIQIFSARTGDKA
- a CDS encoding monovalent cation/H+ antiporter subunit F → MTILPYALAICLGAITISMLLCLFRLIIGPSIVDRLLALDTLFLNATCLVVILGIYWSSTFLFEGALLVAMLGFVSTAALASYFTTGHVID
- a CDS encoding ribosome-binding factor A, coding for MAGSQRLKRMADTVQRELSELIRQELKDPRLGGLVTISAVKVSPDLGYAEVYVTVMGRELGDEQSEAANKETLDVLNKASGFLRHELSRRIKTRITPRLRFHYDKTNAYGNYMFGLIAEAVKDLPPAEDKKDDE
- a CDS encoding Na+/H+ antiporter subunit G, producing the protein MNLFLEILLSIFLLIGAFFMLVGGIGLVRLPDLFMRLHAPTKSSTLGLGSFLIGAIIFSAIHSRFGFAEVLITLFAFITAPVSANLMAQAALHLRLRSMSGEVPETLERPLPWQRSRRRSFYHKNQNKQDEF